The sequence TTTCAACGCCCGCGTCGCCGCTACGATAGCGGCGATTTCCGCTGCCGACAGCGACGCTTTGTAAGCTGCAAGCTTTTCGGCCAACGCCTTGTCCCGCCGTTCCGCCAATCCTTTTTCCGGCACCAGTGAAATAAGCGCATAATAGGAATTATCTAAGATATATTTTTTGATAATATCTTCATAATAACCGTTTTCAATACCTGCACGAAGTACTCTCAACGCCTCTTCGTAGTGGAGCGCGGCAAGCGGATCGCCGTCATAAAGCCAAGTATCCATACAGCGGATACCGTAAATGAGACCTTTCGGACGACCGGCGAAATCGGCTTCACGCAAGGAAAATTCAATACGGTTCAAGGCGCCTGTCAGCAACACCTTATCGATGCCCCGTTCAACACTGTCCTGTAATACGCGGCGTACGACCGGTAGTATCTCGCCGGCCATTTCCGGCTCCGATCCGTTGACTGTTATCCCCCACAACGGCTGCAAAAGGCCGTCCTGGAAATCACCGGAAATATCCTTTCCGACGCCGGCATCGACGAGAGCCTTTTTCAGCGGCGCCGCCGGCGAAAGCAGAAAGACATAGGTCAGCACCTTCATTGCCAGGCCCAACGTCGGATCCAGGGCGTCGTCGATGACATAGGTCAAGCTGTGCAACGTTTTTTGTGCCGTCTTTTCCTCGGAAGCGATGCCGTAAGCATAGGACTTGACGAGCGGAGAACGAGACGGCTGCCGGCCGATTTCCGAATGAACGGCCGTCGCCGTAAACCGGCTCAAATATTCGCTGTCAATAAAAGACAGCGTAGCGTCAATATCCATATTGCCGTACAAGAAAATATAACTGTTGCTCGGATGGTAATATCGTTTATGGAAAGCTGTAAAAGCCGACTGCGTCAACGTAGGAATGACATCGGGATCACCGCCCGATTCGACGCCATACGTCGTATCGGGAAAAAGATTTTCCATGATCCGCCGCTCCAATTGAGCGTCAGGCGAAGAGAACACGCCTTTCATTTCATTATATACAACGCCGCAGTATGTCAACGGCTCTTCCGGCGTCGCCATTTCATAATGCCAGCCTTCCTGCATCAGGATCTGTTCGTCATGAAGCATATTCGGAAAAAAGACGGCATCCAGATAAACATCCATCAAATTTCGAAAATCCCGATCATTGCGACTGGCAACAGGATACATCGTTTTATCGGGGAAAGTCATGGCGTTCAGAAACGTGTTCAACGATCCTTTGACCAACTCGACAAACGGTTCTTTCAGCGGAAATTTCCGCGAGCCGCACAGCGTCGAATGTTCACAAATATGGGGAACGCCGGTGCTGTTCTGCGGCGTCGTCCGGAACGAAACGGAGAATACCTTATTATCGTCATCGTTTGCCAGGTACAGAAGCCTGGCGCCGGACTGCAAATGTTCCATTTCATAGGCATAACTGTTCAATTCCGTTACCGCTTCCGCTCGGTGGACGCGAAAGCCGTTGTATACTTCATTACATTTCAATGTTTGTTCCATAAAACACCTCTTTGCTTAACTGTGTAGGAGGAGCGCCGTCAGTTCTGCGACACTGTTCACCGTATAATCGGCCGGAAATTCCTGCCGTTCCGCTTCATTGCCATAGCCGAAAGCGGCATAAATAACGGGAATGCCCGTTTTTCTGGCGCCGATGACATCATATTTCCGATCACCGACCATAACGGCGCTATCGGCAGCGCCGCTGCCGATATGCCGCAACACGCGATCAATAACAACAGCCTTATCTTCCGTCCCGCCGAGAACACTGCCGGCAATTTCAGTCAAATACGGAGATAAGCCGAACTTCTCACAAATCGCCTCCGCATGCACCTGCGGTTTTGACGTGGCCACATAGGCCTTGCTGCCGGCCGACTGCAATTGCCGAAGCATGTGAATAATTCCCGCAAACGGCCTGTTTTCAAACTTGCCGATCGTGCCGTAACGTTCTTGAAAAAAGGCATACGTAGCCTGGGCTTTTTCTGGTGAAAATCCGAAGGTATCCAAAAAAGTCAGCATCAGCGGCGGTCCGATGATAACCTGCTGTTCCAATCTTCCCGCCGTTGCTTCCCCTTGCTTTTCCAGGGCATATGCGACGGATTTGATAATGCCTTCCTGAGAATCCGTCAGCGTTCCGTCCAAATCGAACAGAATATGTCTATACATGAGTTCCTCCCATCTTCTCTCTAATTTTTATATTATACCACAGTCTGTCATCGGCAGCACCGCTAACCCCCGAAAATAACAGAAGCCGCCTCTCCTGTCGGAAAGACGGCTATCAGAAAAGCATTTATTGCAATAATTTATCGGCCTTGGCGATATTGGCGCGAATGGTGGCGCAGCAGCCTTTCAAGGCCTGCAATTCGTCTGTCGGCAAATCGAAAACGACGACGCGTTCAATGCCGTTTGCTCCGATAACGGCAGGAACACCGCAAAAAATGCCTTTTTCGCCGTATTCTCCGTCAAGCGCGACACTGGCCGCCATGATTTTCTTTTCATCATGAAGCACGGCGCTCGCCATCGTAACGGCCGTCATGGCAATCCCGTATTCCGTACAGTGCTTGCCCTGATACGTGACCCAGCCGCCTTTAATAGCCCGTTCCGTCAGCTCTTTCGTATCGAAATCGTACTGCTTGTTTTCTTTCGCTAATTCCGTATACGGCTGCCCGCCGAAATTGACGACAGACCACGGCGTCATCTGTGAGTTGCCGTGCTCGCCCATCATGTAGGCCGTAAACGAATGATGTTCCACATCGGTCTGCTGCGAAATGGCACTGACCAAGCGCGACGTATCCAAGCCCGTACCGGTGCCGAAAACACGTCCCTTCGGCAAACCGCTCCGAGTGGCAAGCAAATGCGTAACGACGTCACAGGGATTGGTAATATTGATGATGACGCCGTCAAAACCGCCGGCCATAACCTTATCGATATATCCGGCAACGCCGGGAACGGTAAAGCCCATTTCGTCATCGCGGTTGCCTGTCGCGCAAAGGTCGATCTTGCCGATCGCATTGATGATAACGTCGCAATCTCCCATTTCTTCGTATTTAGCGAGCGTATAGTTGACGCGGTGCGGCATGAACATGACGGCATCCATCAGATCCTGCCGTTCACTGACAGCTTTGCTTTCATTCAAATCGCAAAGCTTGACTTCATCGGCTGTTCCGGTAAGTCCCAAGGCAAAGGCGACATGCGCCCCGACATGCCCTAACCCGATAACACCAACGGTCCTCTTTTTTACTGTACTCATCATGACCCCCTCATTTCTTTAACCAAATTTTACATGCTTAAATTTTATTGTACACCAAACAGTCGTGTTTTTCATCCTTTTTCTTTCTGTTTTTTTAATGATAAAAAAACTTCCCACCTTATGGGCAGGAAGTCTTTACCCTCTATTTGCGCGCCGCTTTTTTTCTGTCGTGTTTGTCCAAAATGGCCTTGCGGAGACGAATGCTCTTCGGCGTCACTTCAACGAGTTCATCGTCATTGACCCATTCCAGCGCCTGTTCCAAGCTCATAATACGCGGTGGTGTCAGCCGGAGCGCTTCATCGGAAGCGGATGACCGGGTATTGCTCAAATGCTTCTTCTTGCACGGGTTGACGTCAATATCGACATCGCGGTTGCTTTCGCCGATCACCTGCCCCAAGTAAATAGACTGAGCCGGAGAAATGAACATCACGCCGCGATCCTGAAGATTGTAGATTCCGTACGCCGTTGTTTCGCCGCTTTCAAAAGCCACCAGGCTGCCCCGTGTCCGTCCGGGAATATCACCCTTCCAAGGCGCATATCCGTGAAATACGTGGTACATGATACCGTTCCCTTTCGTAGCCGTCAGAAATTCACTGCGGAAACCGATCAGCCCGCGGGCGGGAATGATGAATTCCAAACGCGTATAGCCGGCGAGATCAACCATATTGACCATTTCGGCCTTACGCGTCCCCAGCTTTTCCATAACCGATCCCATAAATTCCTGCGGCACGTCAATCGTCAGCGCTTCAAGCGGTTCGCATTTCTGACCGTTGATTTCTTTCGTAATGACGCTGGGCTTGCCGACCTGCATTTCATATCCTTGCCGGCGCATTTCTTCGATCAAAACGGCAATGTGCAGTTCACCTCGTCCGGATACCTTAAAGGCGTCGGCACTGTCCGTCTCTTCAACGCGAAGACTGACATTCGTCTGCACCTCGCGGAAAAGTCGGTCCCGAAGGTGACGGCTCGTGACGAAATCGCCTTCCTGGCCGGCAAAGGGACTGTCATTGACATAGAAAATCATGGACAAGGTCGGCTCATCAATATTGATCTTCGGCAACGCTTCCGGATTGGTCACATCGGCAACGGTTTCACCGATTTTGATATCGGGAATACCGATGATGCAGGCAATGTCCCCCATCGCCGCGCCTTTTTCCTGTTCGACCCGGCTTAATCCTTCATACGTATAAACGCGGCTGATCTTCGCTCTGCGCTGGCTTTCTCCGTCAACAATCAATACATTTTGATTCGGCATCATGCTGCCGCGAACAATGCGGCCGACAGCAATTTTCCCGACATAATCATCGTAGTCCAACGTCGTGACCATGAACTGAAGCGGACCGTCGGCATCACCTTTCGGACACGGGCAATGCGTGATAATCGACTGGAAGAGGGGCTGCAGATCCGTCGCTTCATCTTCCATCCGGACCTTGGCGACGCCGTCACGACCGTTAGCATAGATAACGGGGAAATCAAGCTGATCGTCGTCAGCTTCCAATTCCATGAAAAGCTCCAGGATTTCATCTTCCACTTCGGCTACACGGGCGTCGGGTTTATCAATCTTATTGATGACCACGATAGGTTTTAATTTTTGTTCCAACGCCTTGCGCAATACATATTTGGTCTGCGGCATGGGACCTTCAAAGGCATCGACCAGGAGCAGGACACCGTCTACCATATTCAGCACGCGCTCTACTTCACCGCCGAAGTCGGCATGCCCCGGCGTGTCGACAATATTGATCTTTACACCGTCATGCATGACCGACGTATTTTTCGATAAAATAGTAATCCCACGTTCACGTTCAATATCTCCGGAGTCCATGATCCGTTCGGCGACCTTTTCATTCGAACGGAAAACATGACTCTGTTTCAACATGGCATCGACCAAGGTCGTTTTACCATGGTCAACGTGAGCAATAATAGCAATATTACGGATATCCTTACGTTCCATGTGGCTGTTCTCTCCTATACAAAGAAATAACAAAATTTATCTTGTTGTAACTTATGTAGTATAACACAAAAGATCCTGTTTGCCTATACACAGGATCTTTTTTACGAGCATTTTATTCTTCACCGATAATACGGACTTCCGTTTCCAGCGTCACGCCGTAAGCTTCCTTAACACGGCGCTGTACCTCATGGATAACGGTCAGTACATCTCGGGCCGATGCATTGCCGCGATTGACAACAAAACCGGCGTGCTTGACCGATACTTCCGCATCACCGCAGGACAGGCCTTTCAGCCCCGTTTGGTCAATCAGCGTACCGGCGAAATATCCCGGCGGCCGCTTGAACGTGCTGCCGGCACTGTGCATTTCCAACGGCTGCTTGCTGCGTCGCTTTTCCATGAGTTCATCCATCAGCGCCTGAATAACGTCTTGCCGGCCGTAATCCAAAAGCAATTCCACTTCAACGACATACTCCTGCAACTCCTGGAACTTGCTCATGCGATAGGAAAAGCCGAAATCGGGGGTAACATAAGTTTGAACGCCGCCCTGACCGTTAACGGTACGAACGCGGGATACGACGTGGCTCATTTCTCCGCCGTAAGCGCCGGCGTTCATGAAAACGGCGCCGCCGAGCGTACCCGGAATACCGCAGGCAAATTCAATGCCCGTAAGCCCCCTGTTCTGCGCAAAGGCGCAGACATCTTCCAGCATAAAACCGGCGCTGGCAAGAATTTTATTGTCATGTGCCGACAGGACCTTGTGCATGCAGTTCAACTGAATCACAACACCCCGTATGCCGCCGTCACGAACGAGCACATTGGAACCGCCGCCGAGAACCGTAACGGGCAATCCCAAACGCCGGGCCGCTCTGATGGATAAGGACAACTCTTTTACCGAATAGGGCAGCACCAGCACGTCGGCAGGTCCGCCGACGGCAAAGGTCGTATGAAACCGCATCGGCTCATGAACCAGCAGATGTTCGTCGTCGAATACCGTATGAAGTTGAGAAACAAACTCGTTTATTGCCGTCTTAGTGATCAAGAATGCTCATTCCTTCTGCCATTGCGTTTTGCACGATCTGATAAATTTCTCCGGCCTTCGCCTGCCACGCGTTATACGCCGCCAGATATTCCACCGCTCCGGAGCGCGTTTTGATAATGGCTGCCAGCCGATTCATCGTTTCCAGTTTCTTCTTAATCGGCTTATCGCCCATGGACTGCGCATAGGCCAGTTCAGCCTGTGTCAACAAAAATTCACGCACCATTTTTTCCGTCTTTTGATCTTCTGCCAATTTTTTTCCGGCTGCCAACAGTGCCACATATTCGGGACATGCCTGAATAGCCTGCGCCAATTCATTCGCCTTTACAAATACGTCCATCGCCAACACCTCTTATTGTAAATTCGCAATCCCTATGCCGCCCTTTGCCAATTTCGGAAATCCGAGTTGACGCAACGCTTCGTAAGAAACGATGGCAACGGCATTCGACAAATTCAGGCTGCGCGCTTCTTCCCTCATCGGGATGCGGAAGCAGCGTTCCGGCGCCGCCTTTAATAACGC comes from Megasphaera vaginalis (ex Bordigoni et al. 2020) and encodes:
- a CDS encoding insulinase family protein gives rise to the protein MEQTLKCNEVYNGFRVHRAEAVTELNSYAYEMEHLQSGARLLYLANDDDNKVFSVSFRTTPQNSTGVPHICEHSTLCGSRKFPLKEPFVELVKGSLNTFLNAMTFPDKTMYPVASRNDRDFRNLMDVYLDAVFFPNMLHDEQILMQEGWHYEMATPEEPLTYCGVVYNEMKGVFSSPDAQLERRIMENLFPDTTYGVESGGDPDVIPTLTQSAFTAFHKRYYHPSNSYIFLYGNMDIDATLSFIDSEYLSRFTATAVHSEIGRQPSRSPLVKSYAYGIASEEKTAQKTLHSLTYVIDDALDPTLGLAMKVLTYVFLLSPAAPLKKALVDAGVGKDISGDFQDGLLQPLWGITVNGSEPEMAGEILPVVRRVLQDSVERGIDKVLLTGALNRIEFSLREADFAGRPKGLIYGIRCMDTWLYDGDPLAALHYEEALRVLRAGIENGYYEDIIKKYILDNSYYALISLVPEKGLAERRDKALAEKLAAYKASLSAAEIAAIVAATRALKEKQGTPDTPEALLSIPTLARQDLKKEAECVDFTVTAAAGVSLCHVPDVTNGISYVEACFDLRGLSEEEISYVYLLSDLLGDMDTTAHEYGELASLIDLYTGGISYGVEAFSKQDSPDEYVPVFRIKAKSLDTHVDKLIDLLREISLQTVFTNAARLAELIEETKTGWDMDAFSRGQTLVMHRLLSYVSAAEGFADAGELSYYAFVSKIAASIREDGGVTAAALAAVLKKIIVRSRMTVAVTGDVAAEKRVRRLLPQWTDAMEEGEAGGSTCSFDRTVKNEGIMTSGTVQYVAKGGNFRKHGFSYTGVMLVLSTILQYEYLWTKIRVQGGAYGAFTRFYRNGNMVFCSYRDPNLGNSLQAYDDLADYLQQFDVSDREMTKYVIGTLSRVDTPLTPALRTAKALSRHYSGVTKEWAQQIRDQLLAATAADIRALAPLVRAVMQDNQLCVLGSETKIREDASLFKNLISLPN
- a CDS encoding HAD hydrolase-like protein translates to MYRHILFDLDGTLTDSQEGIIKSVAYALEKQGEATAGRLEQQVIIGPPLMLTFLDTFGFSPEKAQATYAFFQERYGTIGKFENRPFAGIIHMLRQLQSAGSKAYVATSKPQVHAEAICEKFGLSPYLTEIAGSVLGGTEDKAVVIDRVLRHIGSGAADSAVMVGDRKYDVIGARKTGIPVIYAAFGYGNEAERQEFPADYTVNSVAELTALLLHS
- a CDS encoding lactate/malate family dehydrogenase, with protein sequence MMSTVKKRTVGVIGLGHVGAHVAFALGLTGTADEVKLCDLNESKAVSERQDLMDAVMFMPHRVNYTLAKYEEMGDCDVIINAIGKIDLCATGNRDDEMGFTVPGVAGYIDKVMAGGFDGVIINITNPCDVVTHLLATRSGLPKGRVFGTGTGLDTSRLVSAISQQTDVEHHSFTAYMMGEHGNSQMTPWSVVNFGGQPYTELAKENKQYDFDTKELTERAIKGGWVTYQGKHCTEYGIAMTAVTMASAVLHDEKKIMAASVALDGEYGEKGIFCGVPAVIGANGIERVVVFDLPTDELQALKGCCATIRANIAKADKLLQ
- the typA gene encoding translational GTPase TypA, translated to MERKDIRNIAIIAHVDHGKTTLVDAMLKQSHVFRSNEKVAERIMDSGDIERERGITILSKNTSVMHDGVKINIVDTPGHADFGGEVERVLNMVDGVLLLVDAFEGPMPQTKYVLRKALEQKLKPIVVINKIDKPDARVAEVEDEILELFMELEADDDQLDFPVIYANGRDGVAKVRMEDEATDLQPLFQSIITHCPCPKGDADGPLQFMVTTLDYDDYVGKIAVGRIVRGSMMPNQNVLIVDGESQRRAKISRVYTYEGLSRVEQEKGAAMGDIACIIGIPDIKIGETVADVTNPEALPKINIDEPTLSMIFYVNDSPFAGQEGDFVTSRHLRDRLFREVQTNVSLRVEETDSADAFKVSGRGELHIAVLIEEMRRQGYEMQVGKPSVITKEINGQKCEPLEALTIDVPQEFMGSVMEKLGTRKAEMVNMVDLAGYTRLEFIIPARGLIGFRSEFLTATKGNGIMYHVFHGYAPWKGDIPGRTRGSLVAFESGETTAYGIYNLQDRGVMFISPAQSIYLGQVIGESNRDVDIDVNPCKKKHLSNTRSSASDEALRLTPPRIMSLEQALEWVNDDELVEVTPKSIRLRKAILDKHDRKKAARK
- the murB gene encoding UDP-N-acetylmuramate dehydrogenase, with the translated sequence MTKTAINEFVSQLHTVFDDEHLLVHEPMRFHTTFAVGGPADVLVLPYSVKELSLSIRAARRLGLPVTVLGGGSNVLVRDGGIRGVVIQLNCMHKVLSAHDNKILASAGFMLEDVCAFAQNRGLTGIEFACGIPGTLGGAVFMNAGAYGGEMSHVVSRVRTVNGQGGVQTYVTPDFGFSYRMSKFQELQEYVVEVELLLDYGRQDVIQALMDELMEKRRSKQPLEMHSAGSTFKRPPGYFAGTLIDQTGLKGLSCGDAEVSVKHAGFVVNRGNASARDVLTVIHEVQRRVKEAYGVTLETEVRIIGEE
- a CDS encoding YlbF family regulator; the protein is MDVFVKANELAQAIQACPEYVALLAAGKKLAEDQKTEKMVREFLLTQAELAYAQSMGDKPIKKKLETMNRLAAIIKTRSGAVEYLAAYNAWQAKAGEIYQIVQNAMAEGMSILDH